DNA sequence from the Cyanobium sp. WAJ14-Wanaka genome:
CGGCCGCCTTGAGGGTGCCAATCGGATCAGGCAGCAGATATTTGCCGTCGGGAATCACCTCCAGCTTCACGAAGCTGTTGTCCTCTTGGCCGGCCAGCTTGGCCAGTTCGCGCCCCAGCCTCGCCACCCGGATTGCTTCCTCTGCGGTGGCGCAACCAGCAGTGTTGGGCAACATCCAAATTTTCGACCAGTCGATTGCTTCGATTAGGCCCTCGTGGCCTGCGGCCAGGCTTTGCACCCGCCTTACTGCCACCGTGACGATCTCGCAGTTGCTGCTGGCTAGGGAGGCCTGCATGGCGGCCAGGCTGGGGTACTTGCCAGTGCCGGTCATCAGGCGGCTACGAAAGCAGCGGCCCCCAATCCACAGGGGGTCTTGGCAGCTGCCCCCAGCTAGGGCTGACTCCCCAGGGTTTGCTTCGCCGAAGTTGTTTGCGGACAGGGGTGTTTCTGACACGGGTAAACCGGTCGTCGAGGCTCAGTCCGACTAGCCTCCCATCCAATAGACCCTCCCCTGTCGTGCCCGTCCCCTTGCCTCCAGCCCCAGTAGAGGTAGCGCAGTTGCCCGGTGGGGCGTTTGTGCCCTTCCAGCAGCCCACTGGGGCAGCCGCCAGGTTCGACTCCGCCACCGATACCGAGCTCGGGCCGGTGCAGATGTTTGACCCTGGGGCCCGGGCCCAGGCGATCGCCAAGGAAATGCCCCGGCGCTGGAGCGGCACCTATCAGGCCTTTGGGGGCAGTGCCCCGGTGCCGGTGCTCCTCAATTTTGAGTCTGTCAATGCCGTTGGCGCCATGGTGGTTTTGCGCGGCAGCATGACCATTGCCGGCCAAGCCACTCCGGTCCAGGGCAATCTCAACGCCCAATCCGACCAGCTGGATCTGCTGCCCTTGGCGGGCAAACTCGGCGGGGGCTTGAACGCAGGCGGTTCCTTCCAGGGTCTGCAGGGCATCGCCCTCAGTGGTTGGAACGCCGATCGCCTCACCGACATGGGAGGCAAGTTGGCCCTGGCACCCCAGGGCTCCAGCAAAGCTGTGCCAATCCGCCCGCTCTGGAAGCCTGGCCAGAAGTAGGCGGTTTTTTGGTTTGCTCCTAGTTCGTTTCTAGTTCACTTATTTGCCAGTTCCCAGTTGCCTTTCGAGCAATTTGAGACGCTTGCTGGCCGTCTTATTGGCGCCGTCTAGGGCCAATACCCGTTCGTAGGTGGCCTTTGCCTCCTCCTGTTTGAGCTGTTTTTCCAGGGCAAATGCCAGGTTGTTGAGGGCCACCGGGTAGTCCGGCTTGGCCTCGAGGGCGAGCCGGTAGTGGCGAATGGCAGTTTTGTAGTTGGTCTGGGCGGCTAGGGAAAAGCCCAGGGCGTTTTGGATTAGGGCCCTGGCCTCAGCGGGTTCCTTTGCCGCTTCAGCCCGTTTTTGGGCCAGCTTCAGGTTCTCAGCGGCCTGGCCGTAGAGCCGCTTACGCAGTTGTACGGAGGCCAGTTCGTAGAGGGTTGCTGCATCCGAAGGCTTGCCTTCGCCACTGTTTTCCAACTTGGCGAGGGTTAGCTCATCGCCCCGCACGCGCCAAATCTGGCGGGCCACCACCACGGCGGCGGCCCCCAGCAGCACGACAAGACCAATTAGGTAGGCCTGGGGAAGGAGGGCGTCCAAGGGGGCCTACGAAGGGGTTAACTCAGTTTTTAGCGGCACCAACCACACTGGTGAAGCTGGCGGGATCGACCACAGCTAGCTGGGCAAGCATCTTGCGGTTGATGCGAACGTCCACCTTCTTGAGGCCACCCATCAAACGGCTGTAGCTCAAGCCATTCAGGCGGGCTGCGGCGTTGATCCGGGCAATCCAGAGACGACGGAAATCACGCTTGCGGCGGCGACGATCGCGATAGGCGTTACAGAGCGCCTTCATCACCCGCTGGTTGGCGGTGCGGAAGAGGGAGCCGTTACCACCCCGAAAACCTCGGGCTAGGCGAAGGATTTTGTTACGGCGTTTACGGGCGACGTTGCCCCTCTTTACGCGAGCCATAGCTGGAAATTTCTGTGGTTATGAAGGTGGCTGGTCAGCCAGGTGGGACCTAGGCGTAGGGGAGCATGGCGCTCACATTGTCCGCATCGCGCTCATCAACAACGGCCATGGTGCCCAGGTAGCGCTTGCGCTTAGGGCTCTTGTGGTCTAGCAGGTGGCTGCGGAACGCCCGACGACGCATGAATTTGCCAGTGCCGGTCGCCTTGAACCGCTTGGCGGCTGCTTTGCGGGTCTTGAGCTTCGGCATGTCTCCTGGCGCGTGCGCAAACAAGCAGAGTACGACGCGGGCATGCTTTTCACCAATACCCCCACCGCTTCCAATGGCTGAGGCCTCGATGCGATTCCCCAAATCGCTTGCTTGGAGTGCTCTTTGGGCAGCCTGGGGCCTATTCACCGGCGGTTGCCGTGCCGAGGTGCAAGGGTTCCAGCCCCCCCAGCAGCCCGGCGCCGCCCTGCATTGGCCAGTGGCCGCCCCCCAGCCGCTTGCCAAGCGGGATCCCCGGCTTTGGTTGGCCCTGGCTGCCCACCTGCATCCGCCTGAACCGCTGGTCTTGCGCAGCGCCAAGGGATCAATCAGCCTTATCAGTGTTTCGGGCCAGCGGCTGATCGCCCCCGAACTGGTATTTCGCTGGCAGCAACAGCCCCTGCGCCAACCCCTCGAACTGCGGCGCCAGGTTTGGGGACCCTTCGCCAGCTACGAGAGTGCCCAGGCGGCCTCCGAGCGCTGGCAGCGCCTGGGGGTGAGCACCAAGATTGCCCATCCGGCGGATTGGGAGGTCTGGGCCCAGGCCAATGGGCCGCTGCCGGACACCCGGCCAGGGGATCCCCCCCTGCGGCTCTGGCAGCAAAAGCTGGGCCAGCGCTCGGTGCTTGTGGTGCGCGGACCCGCCCCTGGCTTCAGCACCCCCCAGACGCTGGTTTTGGATGCGCCCGCCCGCATAGAGGCTCCGGGGGGCCTGCGCTGGCAGGGCGGGGTCTATGCCGGGCCGTTTCGGCTCCAAAGCGACGCGACCGACCGTTGGACCCTGGTGGAGCAGGTACCCCTAGAGCGCTATCTGCATGGGGTTGTGCCCTTTGAAATTGGTGCGGGTGCCCCGGTGGCCGCCCTCCAGGCCCAGGCCGTCTTGGCGCGCACCTGGGCGGTGCGCAACCAGCAGCGTTTTGAGGTGGATGGCTACCACCTTTGCGCCGATACCCAGTGCCAGGTCTATGGGGAT
Encoded proteins:
- the rplT gene encoding 50S ribosomal protein L20, which codes for MARVKRGNVARKRRNKILRLARGFRGGNGSLFRTANQRVMKALCNAYRDRRRRKRDFRRLWIARINAAARLNGLSYSRLMGGLKKVDVRINRKMLAQLAVVDPASFTSVVGAAKN
- the rpmI gene encoding 50S ribosomal protein L35, with amino-acid sequence MPKLKTRKAAAKRFKATGTGKFMRRRAFRSHLLDHKSPKRKRYLGTMAVVDERDADNVSAMLPYA
- a CDS encoding SpoIID/LytB domain-containing protein encodes the protein MQGFQPPQQPGAALHWPVAAPQPLAKRDPRLWLALAAHLHPPEPLVLRSAKGSISLISVSGQRLIAPELVFRWQQQPLRQPLELRRQVWGPFASYESAQAASERWQRLGVSTKIAHPADWEVWAQANGPLPDTRPGDPPLRLWQQKLGQRSVLVVRGPAPGFSTPQTLVLDAPARIEAPGGLRWQGGVYAGPFRLQSDATDRWTLVEQVPLERYLHGVVPFEIGAGAPVAALQAQAVLARTWAVRNQQRFEVDGYHLCADTQCQVYGDPRAANASVAKAIAATAGQVLSWQGKPIHAVYHATNGGVAAAFEEGWGGGPLPYLKPALDASLGLQKQFPLPLQSGALERWLAPGSSSPGAQAYGADHPRYRWSRLIEAKHLEVLERGPSGRVLVLRIEGPKGVELLRLDAIRRRLKTLPSTLFVVQPAGPGRWQLEGGGFGHGAGLSQAGAIDLAARGWSLQRILEHYFPGASLRPLGSL